In the Actinomycetota bacterium genome, CGATATCATCCGTGAACATCATGGGACGAGTTTGGTCAGTTATTTCTTCCACAGGGCTAAAGAGAAGGTGGAAAAGGAACAAGTTTGTGAGGCAGATTTTCGATACTCCGGAGTAAAACCGCAGACTCCAGAAGCCGCCTTTGTTATGCTCGCGGATTCCGTAGAAGCTGCTGCCAGAACCATTTCTAAGCCCTCCCCCGCTCGTCTCGAGCAACTAATAAGGAAGATCATCCGCAATAAACTTGAGGATGGTCAGCTTGATGAAAGCCATCTTACCCTAAGTGATTTGGAAAAGGTTACTCAGGCTTTTGTCAATGAGTTAACGAGTATTTATCACACTCGTATATCATATGGATCCGAAGGAGAATATCCCATCGGAAAGGGTCTTGGGAAGTCGGGAGCCATTTCTCATGGAAATCCTCGTGAGTAACCAGTCCGAGTTCCCCGTTAATTTGGGTTTACTCCGGGACTTAGCTCGTTATACGTTGCTTTGTGAGGGTGTTGAACCACTCGTAGAATTGAGTGTAGCTTTAGTGGATCAAACGGAAATCCGTAATTTGAATTTGAAATATAGAGGTATCGATGAACCGACGGATGTTCTTTCCTTTCCCTTGTTGGAGGAGACCCCCGAAACAGCGTCCTCCCCAAAAATTTTGGGCGAGGTTGTAATTTGTCCTGAAATTGCAGAACACCAGGCAAAAAAATATGGACAATCCATCATCGAGGAATTGTGTTTGTTGCTGGTTCACGGCATATTGCACCTGCTCCACTACAATCATGAAGAACGCAAGAGAGCTAAGCTCATGAGAGATCGAGAGAGGGAAATTTTATCCCGCTTTTTTAAGGGGCGACGCCAGAGGTGAAGACGAAGAATCGCTCTCTTTTAAAGAGTTTTAACTATGCCATCGATGGCATAATCTATGTCCTTAAGAGCCAAAGGAATATGAGAATTCACTTCTTCGTGGCCGCGGTTGTGCTCGGGGCAAGTCTCATTTTAAACGTAAGTCGCATTGAATTTATGGCTTTGCTCTTCGCTATCTCCCTGGTATTCATAACCGAGCTTATTAACACCGCCATTGAATTTGCCATCGACGTCGTGACCACAACCTTCGATCCTCTGGCAAAGATCGCCAAGGATATAGCGGCTGCTGCTGTGCTTGTTGCCAGCTTAAACGCTGTTTTTCTCGGCTATCTGATATTTTTCAAAAGGCTAAATCCCTATACCTTAAGAATATTGCAGGCTGTAAGGCATTCATCCATTCATATAACCTGCATTGGAATCTTGCTTGTAATCTTGCTTTCAATTGCGGCGAAAGCCTGGACAGGGGAGAAGAGTTTTCTTCGAGGGGGAATGATCAGCGGGCATAGTGCTCTTGCCGGTTGTCTCTTTACAGCCATCGCTTTTATTAGCAACGATGTTCTCATAGCTACTCTAGGTTTCCTCCTGGCACTACTGGTATTCCATAGTAGGATGGAATATGGTATTCATTCTTATATCGAGGTTTTGACCGGTGCTACCCTAGGTATCCTGGTCACGGCTCTAATTTTCCAACTTTTTCATCTATAGCGATATGCCTTGGAGCCCAGGCGAATGCAAAATGTAAAAGCCAATAATTGATGCATATTGTGGGAATGATACATATTGTGGGAAGGGCATAAGATGCTGTACGATGGTATTAGGAGGAGTTAACTTGGAAAGTAGCACATTATCGCTGATTGGTTTCCTGATTTTACTTGCGCTTTCTGCTTTTTCGTCTGCCGCTGAAACCGCTCTTACCTCGGTGAATCGCATAAAAGTTAAACACATGGTCGAGGAAAAAGTTTCGAGGGCAGCTATCTTAGATGCTTTACTGGAACGCCCAACTAAATTTTTGGCCACGATTCTTTTGTTGAATAATCTTGTGAATATTGGTGCCGCTTCACTGGCCGCAGTCATGGCGGCAAATCTTGGTCTAAGCTATCCCGCCGTAATTTCCACCGGCGTGGTTACCTTCTTAGTTCTTGTTTATGGAGAGATTACACCCAAGACCTTCGCTGCACAGAATGCGGAGCGAATTGCATTATTGGTTGCCAGACCCATTTCCCTCCTGTGCATGGCTCTCTTTCCCATAGCTCGATTGTTCATTTTTATTGCCAACACGTTCATAAGACTTTTTGGCGGGAAGACCATGAAGGAAGGTCCATTCATCACTGAGGAGGAACTAAGGACGATGGTCTCCGTGGGAGAAAGAGAGGGCGTAATTGAGGAACAAGAGAAGGAAATGATCCATAGCGTCTTTGAATTTGGGGATACGGTTGTGAGAGAAGTAATGGTTCCAAGGATGGATATGGTGTGCGTGGATAGTAATGCTTCTTTGGAAGAGGTTCTCGATCTCATCGCCAGGGAGAAACATTCCAGAATTCCCGTCTATGAAGACACCGTGGACAATATCATAGGGATCATATATTCCAAGGACCTTTTGACTCAGGTGGCGAAGGGGAACGCAAAAATTTCTTTGAAAAAACTCGTTCGACCGGTTCATTATATCCCTGAAACGAAAAAGGTGAGCGAACTTTTAAGGGAGCTCCAACGCAGGAGACAACGTATGGCCATAGTGGTCGATGAGTATGGAGGCACCGCTGGGCTTGTTACCATAGAAGATCTTCTTGAAGAAATAGTGGGAGAGATTTACGACGAATATGATTTGGAAAAGGTCATGATCGAGCAAATCGATGATAACAATATAAGAGTCGATGCCAGAGTCAACTTGGATGAGGTAAATGAGATTTTGGGCATAAATCTTCCCGATTTTGAATGTGATACGATCGGTGGTTTTGTTTATAATTTAGTGGGCAAGATTCCATCTGAAGGAGAGAAGGTCGATTTCGAGGGACTCACCTTCACCGTAGAAAAGGTCATTGGGAGAAGAATTTCTAAGATTTTAATAACCAAAAATCCCGATAAACTCGAAAGCCAGTCAAAATAATCCAAAATGCATCGTGCCCTAGACATAATAGAGTGATCTCTAAGAGCCATCTTATCAAATTATTAAGCGTGAATTATGTCTAGGCTATAAAATGTATCTTAAATTTGCAGTGATTGAGGACGTTGAAAGAAGAAGAGTTAATCGAGATCGCAAAACAGGCTCGTCTCAAAGCTTATGCTCCTTACTCTAATTTTAGAGTTGGAGCGGCTCTTTTGGCTTCTGATGGTCGAATTTTCACCGGATGTAATATTGAGAATGCCTCATATGGTTTATCCATTTGTGCCGAGAGGGTTGCCCTATTAAAGGCTGTTTCTGAAGGATGCAGCGATTTTATCAAACTCGTGATTGTGACGGATACCAAAGAACCGTGTTCTCCATGTGGTGCGTGTAGGCAGGTTCTTTTTGAATTCAATCCGGATATATCCATTCTTATGGTGAATCTTGAGGGGAAGCAGCTCGTAATGACCGCTAGGGAGCTACTTCCCAAACCTTTTGTACTCGGATAGTATTATATCAATCTTCCCAAATAATATTATTTATAGGCTAACATGAATCGCCTGGGGTAGAAGCTCTTTTTGCCAAAACATTGTCCTTGAGCACAAGGAATGTTTCAAATTCTAAGCACAAGGGATTTCGGATTTAGGATTTGAGCCACCTTTCTGAAACTATGTCTATGGCACATAATTAACTTATTTCTGGTAATTATCCATCGATTGCTAGGAGGCGCGGATGACCATCACTAAAGGAGAGCTGGCCAAAAGCATCGACTATACCCTCTTACGACCAGATGTAATCCCGGAGGATATAAGGAGGTTATGCAAGGAAGCAAGGGTATATAATTTTGCGGCGGTATTTGTCAATCCCTTTTACGTTAATTTGGCCGCTGAGCTTCTTAAGAGTTCCCCCGTGAAGGTGGGCACCGTGGTGGGTTTCCCCCTGGGGGCGAGCACCCCAACCACCAAGCGTTTTGAAGCCGAGAATGCAATTGAACGGGGGGCTCGAGAGATCGATATGGTGATGAACATCGGAGCCCTAAAAGCTGGAGATTTAGATATCGTCTACCGTGATATCCATGCCGTTGTGGATGTAGTACGACAAAAGGAAATCGAGGAAAGTGCAGGTACCATTTTAGTCAAGGTGATCATAGAAGCTTGCTATCTCACCGATGTGGAGAAGCGCATTGCTTGCAGACTCATCGAGGAGGCAGGAGCGGATTTTGTTAAAACCTCAACGGGGTTTGGTCCGGGAGGTGCTACCATTGAGGATGTAATGCTCTTGCGGGAGTCAGTAAGTCCTGAAATAGGTGTTAAGGCTTCCGGGGGCATAAGAACATACAAACAGGTTGTGACGATGCTAGATGCTGGTGCGTCCCGAATTGGAACGAGTGCTGGAGTCCAGATTATGGAAGAATTCCTCCAAAGGCTAGGGGTTAAGGGTCAGAAGTCATGATAGCTCGAAGCTTCAGAGCTACTGAGCTCCCGAGCTGAAGTGGAGTTGCGGGGGATTTTGGATGTCCTTATATAAGACCCAAGGTATTGTACTGAAATCCATAAAACTCGGTGAAGC is a window encoding:
- the ybeY gene encoding rRNA maturation RNase YbeY, with the protein product MEILVSNQSEFPVNLGLLRDLARYTLLCEGVEPLVELSVALVDQTEIRNLNLKYRGIDEPTDVLSFPLLEETPETASSPKILGEVVICPEIAEHQAKKYGQSIIEELCLLLVHGILHLLHYNHEERKRAKLMRDREREILSRFFKGRRQR
- a CDS encoding diacylglycerol kinase — protein: MKTKNRSLLKSFNYAIDGIIYVLKSQRNMRIHFFVAAVVLGASLILNVSRIEFMALLFAISLVFITELINTAIEFAIDVVTTTFDPLAKIAKDIAAAAVLVASLNAVFLGYLIFFKRLNPYTLRILQAVRHSSIHITCIGILLVILLSIAAKAWTGEKSFLRGGMISGHSALAGCLFTAIAFISNDVLIATLGFLLALLVFHSRMEYGIHSYIEVLTGATLGILVTALIFQLFHL
- a CDS encoding hemolysin family protein, translated to MESSTLSLIGFLILLALSAFSSAAETALTSVNRIKVKHMVEEKVSRAAILDALLERPTKFLATILLLNNLVNIGAASLAAVMAANLGLSYPAVISTGVVTFLVLVYGEITPKTFAAQNAERIALLVARPISLLCMALFPIARLFIFIANTFIRLFGGKTMKEGPFITEEELRTMVSVGEREGVIEEQEKEMIHSVFEFGDTVVREVMVPRMDMVCVDSNASLEEVLDLIAREKHSRIPVYEDTVDNIIGIIYSKDLLTQVAKGNAKISLKKLVRPVHYIPETKKVSELLRELQRRRQRMAIVVDEYGGTAGLVTIEDLLEEIVGEIYDEYDLEKVMIEQIDDNNIRVDARVNLDEVNEILGINLPDFECDTIGGFVYNLVGKIPSEGEKVDFEGLTFTVEKVIGRRISKILITKNPDKLESQSK
- the cdd gene encoding cytidine deaminase; translated protein: MRTLKEEELIEIAKQARLKAYAPYSNFRVGAALLASDGRIFTGCNIENASYGLSICAERVALLKAVSEGCSDFIKLVIVTDTKEPCSPCGACRQVLFEFNPDISILMVNLEGKQLVMTARELLPKPFVLG
- the deoC gene encoding deoxyribose-phosphate aldolase, which produces MTITKGELAKSIDYTLLRPDVIPEDIRRLCKEARVYNFAAVFVNPFYVNLAAELLKSSPVKVGTVVGFPLGASTPTTKRFEAENAIERGAREIDMVMNIGALKAGDLDIVYRDIHAVVDVVRQKEIEESAGTILVKVIIEACYLTDVEKRIACRLIEEAGADFVKTSTGFGPGGATIEDVMLLRESVSPEIGVKASGGIRTYKQVVTMLDAGASRIGTSAGVQIMEEFLQRLGVKGQKS